A section of the Saccharopolyspora gregorii genome encodes:
- a CDS encoding FadR/GntR family transcriptional regulator, with protein sequence MPLVTTQRTGLVEQVIAQMRTLVSSGEWPLGERIPTESELVTALGVGRNTVREAVRALAHAGLLEVRQGDGTFVRATNELSGAVRRLCGSELRRILEVRRALEVEAARLAAAARTDEDLTELDALLTARDAALEQRDPAQVVDKDTRFHLRLVAASHNVLLIGLYEGISEAVQSSVATTFDPASVTQVSHTALLDAVRSGDAHRAATEAGGFLDELLDSLSAQPEKPTSPGE encoded by the coding sequence GTGCCTTTGGTCACCACCCAGCGCACGGGTCTGGTCGAGCAGGTCATCGCGCAGATGCGCACCCTGGTGAGTTCCGGGGAATGGCCGCTGGGGGAACGCATCCCCACCGAATCCGAGCTCGTCACCGCCCTCGGTGTCGGCCGCAACACGGTCCGCGAGGCGGTTCGCGCCCTCGCCCACGCCGGCCTGCTGGAAGTGCGCCAAGGCGACGGGACCTTCGTCCGCGCCACCAACGAGCTCTCCGGTGCCGTGCGCCGCCTCTGCGGCTCCGAACTGCGCCGCATCCTCGAAGTGCGCCGCGCCCTGGAAGTCGAGGCCGCCCGGCTCGCCGCCGCCGCCCGCACCGACGAGGACCTCACCGAACTGGACGCGCTGCTGACGGCCCGCGACGCGGCGCTGGAGCAGCGGGACCCGGCACAGGTCGTCGACAAGGACACCCGGTTCCACCTGCGGCTCGTCGCCGCCTCGCACAACGTGCTGCTGATCGGGCTCTACGAGGGGATCAGCGAGGCGGTGCAGTCCAGCGTCGCCACCACCTTCGACCCGGCCTCGGTCACCCAGGTCTCGCACACCGCGCTGCTCGACGCGGTGCGCTCCGGCGACGCGCACCGGGCCGCGACCGAAGCGGGCGGCTTCCTCGACG